In the genome of Pseudomonadota bacterium, one region contains:
- a CDS encoding PAS domain-containing protein, whose amino-acid sequence MEIGNDANSNKTFESYLDEIADILETVRKPFLIMDSDLKVISANQRFYDTFNITPDQILQHHLYSALDNEWDIPALRHLIDNCFSKKDKGVDDYEIDHTFPRLGHKMLRVNSRCTTLSTLDKQVILLSIEDYTRRKLQEQKLRESEERFRRMFETSNDGLLLVNKETGTIIDVNRALTELLGINKDELLQKKIQNVGIVEKNCDLQKLLKNLSVKGFYTFDNVLINLKTSKPFPAEITFTDKSSAIQANVRDISARIHDKELLQKSLKEWQITFNAVPDLIMIMDKDMRITRANDACTHFFSAEPGGLIGRHCYEIFNELDAPCPDCPVHDTLQGLKVHSNIIIHKFLGKTFLVSIAPILGENGVLVSLIHVARDITDLKKLEHQLQQTQKMEAIGTLAGGIAHDFNNILTPILGYAEMAIGSESPDSPIIADLQQVLIAAERAKELVKQILTFSRRPEGEPKPLKIQFALKETLKLLRSSIPSNIEIRENIDQNCDAIMADPIHIHQILMNLCTNAYQTMLKTGGILGFSLAGVELGPQDLVNKFELMPGPYVMLEVSDSGPGIPREVIDKIFEPYFTTKDKSGGTGLGLAVVHSIVNNYKGAITVYSELGKGSVFRVYFPVIEVEPFPIKPETPSKPLIGGSELILILDDEEIIVRMEEEMLRSLGYKVFTFTDCEVALKVFRSRPDDFDLIITDMTMPKMTGDHFAKEVLNIRPNMSIILCTGFNELISEKKAYELGIRKYLTKPILKRELANAVRQVLDAK is encoded by the coding sequence ATGGAAATTGGTAACGATGCTAACTCTAATAAGACATTTGAAAGCTACCTGGACGAAATTGCGGACATTCTTGAAACAGTTCGCAAGCCATTTCTTATTATGGACTCCGACCTCAAGGTAATTTCTGCGAACCAGAGATTCTACGACACCTTCAATATTACCCCAGACCAAATTTTGCAGCATCATCTCTACTCGGCTTTGGATAATGAATGGGATATTCCCGCTCTTAGGCATTTGATTGACAATTGCTTCTCGAAAAAAGATAAGGGAGTGGATGACTATGAAATTGACCATACATTCCCCCGCTTGGGACATAAAATGTTGCGAGTAAACTCACGATGCACAACTCTTTCAACTTTAGACAAACAGGTCATTTTACTTTCCATTGAAGACTATACGAGACGGAAGCTACAAGAGCAAAAACTCCGCGAGTCTGAGGAACGCTTTCGGCGAATGTTTGAAACCTCTAACGACGGATTATTGCTCGTCAATAAAGAAACCGGAACCATAATCGATGTTAATCGGGCGCTTACTGAGTTGTTGGGTATAAATAAAGACGAGCTTCTTCAGAAAAAGATACAGAATGTGGGTATCGTCGAGAAGAACTGTGATTTACAAAAATTGCTGAAAAACCTTAGCGTCAAAGGTTTTTATACTTTTGATAATGTGTTGATAAACCTAAAAACATCAAAACCTTTTCCCGCTGAAATAACCTTCACTGACAAATCATCAGCCATTCAAGCTAATGTGCGTGACATATCCGCACGTATACATGATAAGGAGTTATTGCAAAAAAGTTTAAAAGAATGGCAAATAACCTTTAACGCTGTTCCAGACCTAATCATGATCATGGACAAGGATATGCGCATCACCAGGGCTAATGATGCCTGCACCCATTTTTTTTCCGCAGAGCCGGGAGGGCTTATAGGCCGTCATTGCTATGAAATCTTTAATGAGTTAGATGCACCTTGCCCCGATTGTCCGGTTCATGACACCCTTCAGGGACTCAAAGTCCATTCCAATATTATTATCCATAAATTCCTTGGGAAAACATTTCTTGTCTCGATCGCACCTATTCTAGGCGAAAATGGCGTGCTGGTTTCGTTGATTCATGTTGCCAGAGATATCACCGACCTTAAAAAACTGGAACATCAGCTCCAACAGACCCAGAAAATGGAGGCCATCGGTACCCTGGCCGGTGGAATAGCTCACGACTTCAACAACATCCTTACTCCTATTCTGGGTTATGCGGAGATGGCGATTGGGAGTGAATCTCCAGACAGCCCAATCATTGCTGATCTGCAACAGGTTCTTATTGCTGCAGAACGGGCCAAGGAACTGGTTAAACAAATTTTAACATTCAGCCGTCGACCTGAGGGAGAACCCAAACCGCTGAAAATCCAATTTGCACTTAAGGAGACGCTTAAACTCTTGCGCTCCTCAATCCCATCTAATATTGAAATAAGAGAAAACATTGATCAGAATTGTGATGCCATTATGGCTGATCCGATCCATATCCATCAGATATTGATGAACCTGTGCACGAATGCCTACCAAACCATGTTAAAGACCGGAGGAATATTGGGGTTTTCGCTTGCCGGAGTGGAACTTGGACCTCAAGATTTGGTAAATAAGTTTGAACTGATGCCAGGACCATATGTAATGCTTGAGGTTAGTGACTCCGGGCCAGGCATCCCCAGGGAAGTAATTGATAAAATATTTGAGCCTTATTTCACGACTAAAGATAAGAGCGGAGGAACAGGCCTGGGTTTGGCTGTTGTTCATAGTATTGTCAATAACTACAAAGGCGCTATCACGGTTTATAGTGAACTAGGAAAAGGCTCTGTTTTTCGGGTATATTTTCCTGTTATTGAAGTTGAGCCATTTCCAATAAAACCAGAAACTCCTTCCAAACCGTTAATTGGAGGATCAGAGCTGATTCTTATATTAGATGACGAAGAAATAATAGTTCGAATGGAGGAGGAAATGCTACGAAGTTTGGGCTACAAGGTTTTTACCTTCACCGACTGTGAAGTCGCCCTTAAGGTATTTCGCTCGCGACCGGATGACTTTGATTTGATTATCACCGATATGACAATGCCGAAAATGACCGGAGATCACTTTGCAAAAGAGGTGCTGAATATTAGGCCTAATATGTCAATAATTCTGTGTACTGGTTTTAATGAATTGATTTCAGAAAAAAAAGCTTACGAGTTGGGAATCCGAAAATATCTCACAAAGCCCATTCTTAAAAGAGAATTAGCGAATGCGGTGCGGCAGGTGCTTGATGCGAAATAA
- a CDS encoding DUF1329 domain-containing protein — protein sequence MKIRIMRFFNRTGLPFITLLVFLLGIGGTLQAADLPKLIDKSNCAQYKDLLIPPLYRAVERGGWVVTPGKINFIYKHPDDFLAASAKNAGKYDIDSAGNLIEKSTGKIATTNFYGMPFPKIDRNDPRVADKIIWNFNYQKYRLIGTRLNSYVAWINKTEQERYLEGFDVRLYMMGRPLGTEIKNPKNVLTYELQNALEPMSLKGTNTMSYVFIDERDNTNYAYVPAIRRIRQTGSTARSDPYMGSDAWVDMSYMWSGKNSTMKWTLVGEKTILVSFTSPNMLPMKDLPDGSVQPVYPYSGTRLKLGFEVPGWTGDAWAPAPGTLTYIPRKVWVIEQMPKDSYYNWGLHINYVDQETYTIWYKEVYDKAGAFHTWVSMLLHYSESPSGKTSTADYDTSLYVDEIYKHATWSGRRGNPEARMFLPASKMNPDYFTVNNFLMLSK from the coding sequence GTGAAAATAAGAATTATGCGATTTTTTAACCGGACAGGATTACCGTTCATTACACTGCTTGTTTTTCTCTTGGGTATTGGTGGTACTTTGCAGGCTGCGGATTTACCCAAGTTGATAGACAAGTCTAACTGCGCTCAATACAAAGATTTACTTATTCCACCTTTATACAGGGCGGTTGAAAGGGGAGGCTGGGTTGTTACGCCTGGTAAGATAAACTTTATTTACAAGCATCCGGATGACTTTCTTGCTGCAAGCGCTAAAAATGCAGGAAAATATGACATTGACTCTGCTGGTAATTTAATCGAAAAGAGCACAGGGAAAATTGCAACAACTAATTTTTACGGCATGCCTTTTCCGAAGATTGACCGTAATGATCCCAGGGTGGCAGATAAGATTATATGGAATTTCAATTATCAGAAATATCGTTTAATAGGGACACGTCTAAATTCTTATGTTGCGTGGATTAACAAAACCGAACAGGAACGTTATTTAGAAGGATTTGATGTACGCCTTTATATGATGGGAAGGCCTCTGGGCACAGAAATAAAAAATCCTAAAAATGTTCTTACATATGAATTACAGAATGCTCTGGAGCCGATGAGTCTTAAGGGCACAAATACCATGTCCTACGTCTTTATAGACGAAAGGGATAATACCAACTATGCTTATGTGCCTGCTATCAGAAGAATACGTCAAACAGGATCAACAGCCAGGTCCGACCCATATATGGGCTCTGATGCATGGGTTGATATGAGTTACATGTGGAGCGGTAAAAACAGTACCATGAAATGGACGCTGGTGGGAGAAAAGACTATCCTTGTCAGTTTTACCAGCCCAAACATGCTTCCAATGAAGGATTTGCCGGATGGAAGCGTTCAACCTGTATACCCTTACAGCGGTACACGCTTGAAATTAGGTTTTGAAGTTCCGGGATGGACGGGTGATGCATGGGCTCCGGCTCCGGGCACGCTTACCTATATTCCAAGAAAAGTTTGGGTTATAGAACAGATGCCTAAAGATTCGTATTATAACTGGGGATTGCATATAAACTATGTTGATCAGGAAACTTATACAATATGGTATAAGGAGGTATATGACAAGGCAGGCGCATTCCATACCTGGGTTAGCATGTTGTTGCACTACAGTGAATCGCCCAGCGGCAAGACCAGCACAGCAGATTATGATACTTCGCTCTATGTTGATGAGATATATAAACACGCAACATGGTCAGGCCGTAGGGGTAATCCTGAAGCACGCATGTTCTTACCTGCGTCCAAGATGAATCCTGACTATTTTACAGTAAATAATTTCTTAATGTTGTCTAAATAA
- a CDS encoding phosphotransferase family protein: MAVVDLDTARSRLRDWFAIKLPQAGDVVISSLRRPDSGASNETFFVELQWRCGSDIRVEKLVVRWPPGGYKVFPDYAYDMTQQYTLLYRLGDTSVPVPPARWLEEDAAVIGAPFYIVDQVDGWVPGDFPPYQIAGPLFEAKAAEKAKTWWSAVDTMAAIHTLDWRKAGLDFLGVPGAGKNYIERQVAYYEEVFQQNSEPMPGILKTSRDWLLKNSFEPRHFSLCWGDARLGNMIICDHQVAAVLDWEMACIGDPESDLGWFAHIDWATSVGRPASPFPRMTGLPSMQETIAHYEQATKRKVENLHYYEVLATWRLAILFTRMENNESYLERSKNKKGFITWSHFEKLRNLLGL, translated from the coding sequence ATGGCTGTAGTGGATTTAGATACTGCCCGGAGCAGGCTTAGGGATTGGTTCGCTATCAAGCTGCCGCAGGCCGGCGATGTGGTGATTTCATCATTAAGGAGGCCCGACTCCGGTGCCTCCAACGAAACATTTTTTGTCGAGCTTCAGTGGCGTTGTGGCAGTGACATCCGCGTGGAAAAACTCGTGGTGCGCTGGCCGCCTGGGGGGTACAAGGTGTTTCCTGACTATGCCTACGACATGACGCAGCAATACACACTGCTGTATCGTCTTGGCGATACCAGCGTACCGGTCCCCCCGGCGCGTTGGCTGGAGGAGGACGCTGCGGTGATTGGCGCCCCCTTTTATATTGTTGACCAGGTCGATGGGTGGGTTCCGGGCGACTTTCCGCCCTACCAAATAGCCGGCCCGCTGTTCGAGGCGAAGGCCGCAGAGAAGGCCAAGACCTGGTGGAGCGCCGTCGATACCATGGCTGCCATCCATACCCTGGACTGGCGAAAGGCCGGCCTGGATTTCCTCGGCGTGCCTGGCGCCGGCAAGAACTACATAGAGCGGCAGGTTGCCTATTACGAAGAGGTGTTCCAGCAAAACAGCGAGCCCATGCCGGGCATCCTGAAAACCAGCCGGGACTGGCTCCTGAAAAACAGCTTCGAACCAAGGCACTTTTCCTTATGTTGGGGCGATGCCCGGTTGGGCAACATGATCATTTGCGACCATCAGGTCGCGGCGGTACTGGATTGGGAAATGGCGTGTATAGGCGACCCGGAATCCGATCTTGGTTGGTTTGCCCACATCGATTGGGCCACCAGCGTCGGTCGCCCGGCCTCGCCTTTCCCGCGCATGACGGGTCTTCCAAGCATGCAGGAGACTATCGCACACTACGAACAGGCGACAAAACGGAAGGTGGAAAACCTGCATTACTACGAGGTGCTTGCCACTTGGCGCCTGGCCATTCTTTTCACCCGCATGGAGAACAACGAAAGTTATCTGGAGCGCTCCAAAAACAAGAAGGGCTTTATCACCTGGTCCCATTTTGAAAAGCTGCGGAACCTTTTGGGTCTGTAG
- a CDS encoding NAD(P)/FAD-dependent oxidoreductase, with the protein MSSATNNAIDKLVPYKRDAVGAIPEFPRESEFDVVIIGGGPNGLIAGAYLARAGLSVIVLEKRTEVGGGLATEEVLFPCYYTHTHAIYHMMTDYMPLLQDFDLSKHGVSFYTPNYQTGMVYEDGSSFVLCRSIDDTADSLRRLSHKDAETFLKLMRTWEPMFDEILGPATYYPPMPALEQVVSMQRTAIGKALIDLTEKTPLEVITELFENKKIQAAMLYCVCMFGLDPNGAGMGFLIPLLLQRAGWNKAYCNGGSHRMAAALAREIMGAGGMIMSPAPVTKILVANGKATGVEMYDGRQIKAKAILSSLDPQQTFQEMVGPEHLDGYLNQTSKAWQYEKKSFFTTHAVLYEPPKYKADDAWVDKAFMTVMGFENVDELLQYWKGVKDGDISDQLVGHSTCETLIDPHLARVPPVSITPVMLDTSKLKPRAQHIAFFQMHAPYDLKGGWEKRTDEITEKVLERWRRYAPNMTKENMYMVHSETPVDIETRLASMRRGSFKHGDYIPFQMGMFRPNEQCSSGRTPIEGLYTCGASNYPGGLVLGGPGYLAANAVAENLEIKKWWKPTKNMRRYERVYLSK; encoded by the coding sequence ATGTCAAGCGCTACGAATAATGCAATTGATAAACTGGTTCCCTATAAACGCGATGCTGTGGGGGCGATCCCCGAGTTTCCGAGGGAATCCGAATTCGATGTGGTGATTATTGGCGGGGGCCCCAATGGGCTTATTGCCGGTGCGTATCTGGCTCGTGCGGGCTTAAGTGTGATTGTGCTTGAAAAGCGCACGGAAGTCGGCGGCGGGCTGGCTACAGAAGAAGTTCTTTTCCCGTGCTATTATACCCACACCCATGCCATTTATCATATGATGACGGATTACATGCCCCTTTTGCAGGATTTTGATCTTTCAAAACATGGGGTGAGTTTTTATACTCCCAATTACCAGACCGGGATGGTCTACGAAGACGGATCATCCTTTGTCCTGTGCAGAAGCATCGACGATACCGCCGATTCCCTGCGCCGGCTGTCCCATAAAGATGCCGAAACTTTTTTGAAGTTAATGCGGACATGGGAGCCGATGTTCGATGAGATTCTGGGGCCTGCAACCTACTATCCGCCCATGCCCGCACTGGAACAGGTCGTCAGTATGCAGAGAACTGCTATAGGTAAAGCATTAATTGACCTGACGGAAAAAACCCCCCTTGAGGTGATTACTGAGTTATTTGAGAATAAAAAGATACAGGCCGCAATGCTTTATTGCGTCTGCATGTTTGGACTAGACCCCAATGGCGCAGGAATGGGATTCTTAATCCCCCTGTTGCTGCAAAGGGCGGGGTGGAACAAAGCCTATTGTAACGGCGGCTCACACCGAATGGCTGCTGCCCTGGCGCGGGAGATTATGGGAGCCGGCGGTATGATCATGAGTCCTGCGCCTGTTACCAAAATACTTGTAGCAAATGGTAAAGCAACGGGCGTGGAAATGTATGACGGCCGTCAGATAAAGGCGAAAGCTATTCTATCCAGCCTTGATCCGCAACAGACTTTCCAGGAGATGGTGGGGCCGGAGCATCTGGATGGTTACCTGAATCAGACATCAAAAGCCTGGCAGTATGAAAAAAAGAGTTTTTTTACTACACATGCAGTGCTGTATGAGCCGCCAAAATATAAGGCCGATGATGCCTGGGTAGATAAAGCTTTTATGACTGTTATGGGATTTGAGAATGTGGACGAACTCCTGCAATACTGGAAGGGTGTTAAAGACGGGGATATTTCAGATCAACTGGTCGGGCACTCTACCTGTGAGACTTTAATTGATCCGCATCTGGCCAGAGTTCCTCCCGTTTCTATAACACCGGTAATGCTGGATACCTCCAAGCTCAAGCCGAGAGCACAGCATATAGCATTCTTCCAGATGCATGCCCCTTACGATCTTAAGGGCGGGTGGGAGAAGAGAACTGATGAAATTACCGAAAAGGTTCTTGAGAGATGGCGCAGGTATGCTCCGAACATGACAAAAGAGAATATGTACATGGTGCATAGCGAGACACCTGTGGATATCGAAACGCGCCTTGCAAGCATGCGCCGTGGCTCGTTCAAGCATGGAGATTATATTCCGTTTCAGATGGGCATGTTCCGGCCCAATGAACAGTGTTCGTCCGGCCGGACACCGATTGAGGGTCTCTACACCTGTGGTGCTTCGAACTATCCCGGCGGTCTGGTACTGGGAGGGCCAGGGTATCTTGCAGCCAATGCTGTAGCTGAAAATTTAGAAATCAAAAAATGGTGGAAACCGACCAAGAATATGCGCCGGTATGAACGGGTGTATCTGAGCAAATAA
- a CDS encoding NAD(P)/FAD-dependent oxidoreductase, protein MEKYDFVIVGGGHNGLSTAAYLAKSGYTVAVAEARVEAGGCMDFSEVRAGCIIQPHALISYANASPGMDHLDLWRFGLRFAPVKGPFMLVNSDDRPVLGLHPQDPAMTSRAFEVLKTWSVKDAQLWEKIAYEMVPHLKDILRSIFWVPPWPLDLEYEPEDLPWYQVLCKAMPQLFRPDWLELSLVEIMEEIMECGPMKAAMMYQIYYQGVAPHWRKLAIPAFGTYLLMNYSDGMFVGGMHMYAHAIIRSAMHHGAKILTNSPVEEIIVKDNKAVGIRLSDSAQYKEKLIMANKAVISSVDTQQTFLRLVGSDHLDKSFKQRVADLDMRSGSCVYTHIIAKDYPRCKGEAGKLMAEFDLPPAAYIYPMDDTQGYMNYIRDVEGFKNSGKFGPHLAGGGYANVTALDPTIAPKGYTVLGGFQTNVPPPEYHCDGPDAISFEKKEEFNNMIKEMVCQMAPNMREDIVYFNSNTPLEDEFRNAGLGGGAWCGPAETADQWWSNRPLPELSRYRAPIENLYLAHQSQYPGGLCLMAVAYNLMHILIDDGVVEPKAWWYPSPWHVKDGDKTIPRIG, encoded by the coding sequence ATGGAAAAGTATGATTTCGTAATCGTTGGTGGAGGGCACAATGGGTTATCAACTGCTGCTTACCTGGCTAAGTCGGGATATACGGTAGCAGTGGCCGAGGCGCGGGTTGAGGCCGGCGGATGTATGGACTTTTCCGAAGTCAGGGCAGGTTGCATCATTCAGCCACATGCTCTTATAAGTTATGCGAACGCATCTCCAGGCATGGATCATCTTGACCTGTGGAGGTTTGGGCTTCGGTTTGCGCCCGTTAAAGGGCCTTTTATGTTGGTTAACTCGGATGACAGGCCTGTTCTGGGTCTTCACCCTCAAGACCCAGCGATGACCAGCAGGGCCTTTGAGGTTTTGAAAACGTGGTCGGTAAAGGATGCTCAGTTGTGGGAGAAGATTGCATATGAGATGGTTCCCCATCTGAAGGATATATTGCGATCAATATTTTGGGTTCCCCCATGGCCTCTTGACCTTGAGTATGAGCCGGAGGATCTCCCATGGTACCAAGTACTCTGCAAGGCCATGCCGCAATTGTTCCGTCCCGACTGGCTTGAGTTGAGTCTGGTTGAAATCATGGAAGAAATCATGGAATGCGGACCCATGAAGGCTGCGATGATGTACCAAATCTACTACCAGGGAGTAGCGCCGCATTGGCGGAAGCTGGCGATCCCAGCCTTTGGAACCTATCTCTTGATGAATTATTCTGACGGCATGTTTGTTGGCGGGATGCATATGTATGCTCATGCAATCATCCGTAGCGCTATGCACCACGGTGCCAAAATTCTCACCAACTCGCCTGTGGAAGAGATTATAGTGAAAGATAACAAAGCAGTGGGGATACGTCTTTCCGATAGCGCTCAATACAAAGAGAAGCTCATCATGGCTAACAAGGCTGTGATAAGTTCTGTGGATACTCAGCAGACTTTCTTAAGGCTGGTCGGTTCCGATCATCTGGACAAATCATTTAAACAAAGGGTAGCGGACCTGGATATGAGATCCGGTTCCTGTGTCTACACGCATATCATCGCCAAGGATTACCCCAGATGCAAGGGGGAAGCGGGCAAATTGATGGCCGAGTTTGACTTGCCGCCTGCCGCATACATTTATCCCATGGATGATACCCAGGGTTATATGAATTATATTCGGGACGTGGAAGGGTTTAAAAATAGTGGAAAATTCGGTCCCCATCTGGCTGGGGGCGGCTATGCCAATGTGACGGCCTTAGATCCCACAATAGCTCCTAAGGGCTATACTGTCCTGGGTGGCTTTCAGACTAATGTTCCGCCTCCTGAATATCATTGTGACGGACCTGATGCCATTTCCTTTGAGAAAAAGGAGGAGTTTAACAATATGATCAAGGAAATGGTATGTCAGATGGCGCCGAACATGAGAGAAGACATAGTGTATTTCAATAGTAATACTCCGCTTGAAGATGAGTTCCGCAATGCCGGACTTGGTGGTGGTGCATGGTGCGGGCCTGCCGAGACCGCAGACCAGTGGTGGAGCAACCGGCCCTTGCCGGAACTATCGCGATACCGTGCGCCGATAGAGAACCTTTACCTTGCTCATCAGTCACAATATCCCGGTGGCCTTTGCCTGATGGCGGTTGCATACAACCTGATGCATATCCTGATAGATGATGGGGTGGTGGAGCCTAAAGCCTGGTGGTATCCCTCGCCATGGCATGTCAAGGACGGAGACAAGACAATACCGCGAATCGGTTGA
- a CDS encoding sigma-54 dependent transcriptional regulator produces the protein MPLDENYFFREATLRICGSLEIERALWDCFMYIRDFIPAEIMLIAVYDPAPETAEIIAKADLRGGELTSLKSVVPEDTKQIIEEMRINPKVRPKVLVADRIGDHPIVNYLSEIIGYHDAAFMAIGPKLEWDFIAGIFVGNHGNNKYSKKHIRLFSLLNEPFAIALSNYLRYREVLRLKEILADDNKYLQDELRQQTGEEIVGAHFGLKQVTGMVGQVAPLASPVLLLGETGTGKEVIATAIHNLSPRRNGPFIKVNCGAIPESLMDSELFGHEKGAFTGAFFQKRGRFERAQGGTIFLDEIGELTPGAQISLLRVIQEKEIERVGGTETIKVDIRIIAATHRNLEAMLAEGKFREDLYFRLRVFPIMIPPLRDRRIDIPALVQYFMMKKTQEMGFTNVPTLAPGAIEKLMNYNWPGNVRELQNAVERALILSMGQPLAFDNLGDIMPHATVMISESYDRNPLGLEETMSQAIINALNITGGRVDGEKGAAKLLKINPSTLRTKMRKLGIPFGRKVNV, from the coding sequence ATGCCACTAGATGAAAATTATTTTTTCCGGGAGGCCACATTACGGATCTGTGGCAGCCTGGAGATCGAAAGAGCACTGTGGGATTGCTTTATGTACATACGCGACTTTATCCCGGCGGAGATCATGCTGATCGCTGTTTATGATCCAGCACCGGAAACCGCTGAAATTATTGCAAAGGCTGATTTGAGGGGAGGAGAACTTACATCCTTAAAAAGCGTTGTTCCGGAAGATACGAAACAAATTATCGAGGAAATGAGAATAAATCCTAAGGTAAGGCCAAAGGTATTGGTGGCTGACAGGATTGGCGATCATCCCATTGTAAATTATCTATCTGAAATTATAGGCTATCATGATGCAGCTTTTATGGCGATAGGACCAAAGCTGGAATGGGATTTTATAGCCGGTATTTTTGTCGGTAATCATGGGAACAATAAGTATTCAAAAAAACATATCCGACTTTTTTCGCTTTTGAATGAACCCTTTGCCATTGCCCTAAGCAATTATCTGCGTTACCGGGAGGTCCTAAGACTGAAGGAAATCCTGGCAGATGACAACAAATATTTACAGGATGAGTTACGGCAACAAACGGGAGAAGAGATCGTGGGCGCCCATTTCGGTCTGAAACAGGTCACGGGAATGGTTGGCCAGGTGGCTCCCCTGGCCAGCCCCGTTCTCTTGCTGGGAGAAACCGGAACCGGAAAAGAGGTAATTGCCACAGCCATTCATAATTTGTCACCGCGTAGAAACGGTCCTTTTATTAAGGTGAATTGTGGCGCTATCCCGGAGTCACTTATGGATAGCGAGCTGTTCGGTCATGAGAAGGGAGCATTTACAGGCGCCTTCTTTCAGAAACGGGGCCGCTTCGAGCGCGCCCAGGGCGGCACAATCTTTCTCGATGAGATCGGCGAGTTAACACCGGGGGCACAAATCAGTCTCTTGCGGGTTATCCAGGAAAAAGAGATTGAACGGGTAGGTGGGACAGAAACCATCAAGGTTGATATTCGTATAATCGCTGCTACGCATCGCAATCTGGAGGCCATGCTGGCAGAGGGAAAGTTCCGTGAGGATCTCTATTTCCGCTTGCGGGTTTTTCCCATCATGATTCCGCCGCTGCGTGACCGACGCATTGATATTCCAGCCCTGGTCCAATATTTCATGATGAAAAAGACACAGGAGATGGGGTTTACTAATGTTCCCACTCTTGCTCCCGGAGCAATTGAGAAACTGATGAATTACAACTGGCCCGGCAATGTCAGGGAACTACAGAACGCGGTCGAACGTGCCCTTATCCTCAGCATGGGACAACCGCTGGCATTTGACAATCTGGGTGATATTATGCCTCACGCGACTGTTATGATATCCGAGAGTTACGATAGAAATCCTCTCGGTCTTGAAGAAACGATGTCACAAGCGATTATAAATGCACTGAACATAACCGGTGGCCGTGTAGACGGGGAAAAAGGTGCGGCAAAGCTTTTAAAAATAAACCCTTCAACTCTTCGAACAAAAATGCGCAAATTAGGCATCCCATTCGGCAGGAAAGTAAACGTTTAG